From Anopheles arabiensis isolate DONGOLA chromosome 3, AaraD3, whole genome shotgun sequence, a single genomic window includes:
- the LOC120900509 gene encoding ubiquitin carboxyl-terminal hydrolase 3-like — protein MDCPHIVNNVGLGRESIRSVKSSGSSSISASAAVTLTTTRASNVSDAVALSDVVTAAASPATVLTVASTASSAAAASSKQWKCTECSISKDSWMCLQCGAVLCGRYDNGHALKHSNAHQNHNICMNTSNQSVFCYKCDEFVINDTDDNALEELRQELKDATGVADQLDTISETSSTLEEISSSKSTQETASSTSSSSDSGWEEPSPAALVPAPSAATASSTAAVSSRKLRPRKRTISNDSNSENGATTAKRKSQRRVVGLRNLGNTCFMNSVLQSLSNIQEFSCYFNTMPALEMKHKQKAYHSRSMKETMDDVFVVEELRKVLLNLSQGGDGSKSAISPECLFLVIWKVVPQFRGHRQHDAHEFLRYMLDRLHTELQQVSFPVELGGPKSGEHKNPYNVSGLSHLQAKGRNSIVTNVFGGVLQSEVRCLICGMESKKHDPFLDLSLDIPEKYYSKEHGADGTNGADGGGGAAPVCHISDCLSSFTEVEELAETELYYCNSCKCKQKSTKRFWIRRLPNVLCLHIKRFRWNNFYRTKIDLRIAFPINALDMSQFVLNNGPETRRSNSSCNIYDLAAVIVHHGNGSSCGHYTSFAINNGVWMHFNDHTVKEVSSTAVAECKPYILFYIKRDPTNANRLSTIGGAAPGAAPANHQSSSSSSLS, from the exons ATGGATTGTCCCCACATCGTCAATAACGTTGGTCTCGGCAGGGAATCGATCCGGTCTGTGAagagcagtggcagcagcagcatcagtgcTTCCGCCGCCGTCACCCTCACAACGACGAGAGCATCGAACGTATCCGATGCGGTAGCACTGTCCGACGTAGTAACCGCTGCTGCTAGTCCGGCCACTGTTCTCACGGTCGCCTCTACTGCGTCATCGGCCGCAGCAGCATCGTCAAAGCAGTGGAAATGTACAG aaTGCTCCATCAGCAAAGACAGCTGGATGTGCTTACAGTGCGGTGCGGTACTGTGCGGTCGCTACGACAACGGCCACGCGCTGAAGCATTCGAACGCGCACCAAAATCACAACATTTGCATGAACACATCGAACCAGTCCGTGTTTTG CTACAAGTGTGACGAGTTTGTGATAAACGACACCGACGACAATGCGCTGGAGGAGCTGCGGCAAGAGCTGAAGGATGCCACCGGCGTCGCTGACCAGCTGGACACAATCTCCGAGACGTCCTCCACGCTGGAGGAGATCAGCTCGTCCAAATCGACGCAGGAAACGGCCAGCAGCACGTCCTCGTCGAGCGATTCCGGCTGGGAGGAACCGTCGCCGGCCGCGCTGGTGCCCGCCCCTTCAGCGGCCACCGCGAGCAGCACCGCCGCCGTCAGCTCGCGCAAGTTGCGGCCCCGCAAGCGCACGATATCGAACGACAGCAACAGCGAAAACGGTGCGACCACGGCGAAGCGGAAGTCGCAGCGGCGGGTCGTCGGATTGCGCAACCTTGGCAACACCTGCTTCATGAACTCAGTATTACAGTCGCTCAGCAACATACAGGAGTTTAGCTGCTACTTCAACACGATGCCCGCGCTGGAGATGAAGCACAAGCAGAAGGCGTACCATTCGCGCAGCATGAAGGAAACGATGGACGACGTGTTTGTGGTCGAGGAGCTGCGCAAG GTCCTACTCAACCTAAGCCAGGGCGGGGACGGGTCGAAGAGCGCCATCTCGCCGGAGTGCTTGTTTCTGGTCATCTGGAAGGTGGTGCCGCAGTTCCGCGGCCACCGGCAGCACGATGCGCACGAGTTTCTGCGCTACATGCTCGACCGGCTGCACACGGAGCTGCAGCAGGTGTCGTTCCCGGTCGAGCTGGGCGGGCCGAAGTCGGGCGAGCACAAAAACCCCTACAACGTGTCGGGGCTGAGCCACCTGCAGGCGAAGGGCCGCAACTCGATCGTGACGAACGTGTTCGGCGGCGTGCTGCAGAGCGAGGTGCGCTGTCTGATCTGCGGCATGGAGAGCAAAAAGCACGACCCATTCCTCGACCTATCGCTAGACATTCCGGAGAAGTACTACAGCAAAGAGCACGGTGCGGACGGTACAAATGgggcggatggtggtggtggtgcggcaCCAGTGTGTCACATTTCCGACTGTCTTTCCAGCTTCACCGAG GTGGAAGAATTGGCGGAAACCGAGCTATACTACTGCAACTCGTGCAAGTGCAAGCAGAAGTCGACGAAACGCTTCTGGATACGTCGGCTGCCGAATGTGTTGTGCTTGCACATAAAACGGTTCCGGTGGAACAACTTTtacag AACAAAGATTGACCTGAGAATAGCATTCCCCATCAACGCGCTCGATATGTCGCAGTTTGTGCTTAACAACGGCCCCGAAACGAGGCGATCGAATTCCAGCTGCAACATCTACGACCTAGCCGCCGTTATCGTGCACCACGGCAATGG CTCGAGCTGCGGCCATTACACGTCCTTTGCCATCAACAACGGTGTGTGGATGCACTTCAACGATCACACGGTGAAGGAGGTAAGCAGCACGGCGGTGGCCGAATGCAAACCGTACATCCTGTTCTACATCAAGCGCGATCCGACGAATGCCAACCGATTGTCCACGATCGGCGGCGCGGCGCCAGGTGCCGCACCAGCCAACCaccagtcgtcgtcgtcgtcgtcgttgtcctGA
- the LOC120901802 gene encoding galactosylgalactosylxylosylprotein 3-beta-glucuronosyltransferase S isoform X4 — translation MGGPRTSIFLRQKKFQFVLVAAVVVFLIVLFPNLYDSDYEKEYPLLLENEQLVICYESNVDSRKALYAATTLPDVTDEPSTTQRNHHQQAPQQQLQQVNGTEPVIYFVTPTYPRREQIAEIIRLGQTLMHVPRLHWIVADDTNSCSEVLNSHIRKFGIPYTQLASPMPTMYRGRKNAPRGVANRRAALNWIRQNQKKTGVLYFGDDDNTFDLKLFSEIRYTKKVSMFPVGLIGDYGISSPIVRNGRVEGFFDSWPAKRKWPVDMAGFAVSLEYLALSPNATMPFKAGYEEDEFLKSIGLKLEDIEPKARNCTEILVWHTQTKSSKSPTVRISMDRQKLDKLNLGALLRRLESMGVNHISESEGTTAQAIVNGSVKPFSFWFS, via the exons ATGGGTGGCCCTAGAACGTCCATCTTCCTGCGGCAGAAAAAGTTCCAGTTCGTGTTGGTTGCCGCCGTTGTCGTCTTCTTGATAGTGCTGTTTCCCAACCTTTACGATTCGG ACTACGAAAAGGAGTATCCCTTGCTGTTGGAAAACGAGCAGCTAGTAATTTGCTACGAAAGCAATGTGGACTCGCGAAAAGCGCTGTACGCTGCCACCACCCTACCCGATGTCACGGACGAACCGAGCACTACGCAACGGAACCATCACCAGCAAGCTCCTCAACAGCAGCTACAGCAGGTCAATGGTACGGAGCCGGTGATATATTTTGTGACGCCGACCTACCCCAGGCGCGAGCAGATCGCGGAAATAATTCGCCTCGGCCAGACGCTGATGCACGTGCCGCGGTTGCACTGGATCGTGGCGGACGACACGAATAGTTGCAGCGAAGTGCTAAACAGTCACATTAGGAAATTCG GCATACCCTACACGCAGCTCGCCAGCCCCATGCCGACGATGTACCGGGGACGGAAGAATGCACCCCGCGGTGTCGCCAATCGCCGGGCGGCCCTAAATTGGATCCGGCAAAATCAGAAGAAAACGGGCGTCCTGTACTTtggcgacgacgacaacaCGTTCGATCTGAAGCTGTTCAGCGAGATTCGGTACACGAAGAAAGTGTCCATGTTTCCGGTCGGTCTGATTGGGGACTACGGTATCAGTTCACCCATCGTGCGAAAC GGTCGCGTGGAGGGTTTCTTCGACTCGTGGCCCGCCAAGCGCAAGTGGCCGGTTGATATGGCCGGTTTCGCGGTCAGTCTCGAGTACCTGGCACTCAGCCCGAACGCAACGATGCCGTTCAAGGCCGGCTACGAGGAGGACGAGTTTCTGAAGAGCATCGGGCTGAAGCTGGAAGACATCGAACCGAAGGCACGGAACTGTACGGAAATACTCGTGTGGCACACGCAGACGAAGAGCAGCAAATCGCCAACCGTACGAATCTCAATGGATAGGCAGAAGCTAGATAAGCTGAATCTTGGCGCACTGCTGCGGCGGTTGGAAAGCATGGGAGTGAATCATATCAGCGAATCGGAAG
- the LOC120901802 gene encoding galactosylgalactosylxylosylprotein 3-beta-glucuronosyltransferase S isoform X3: protein MGGPRTSIFLRQKKFQFVLVAAVVVFLIVLFPNLYDSEDYEKEYPLLLENEQLVICYESNVDSRKALYAATTLPDVTDEPSTTQRNHHQQAPQQQLQQVNGTEPVIYFVTPTYPRREQIAEIIRLGQTLMHVPRLHWIVADDTNSCSEVLNSHIRKFGIPYTQLASPMPTMYRGRKNAPRGVANRRAALNWIRQNQKKTGVLYFGDDDNTFDLKLFSEIRYTKKVSMFPVGLIGDYGISSPIVRNGRVEGFFDSWPAKRKWPVDMAGFAVSLEYLALSPNATMPFKAGYEEDEFLKSIGLKLEDIEPKARNCTEILVWHTQTKSSKSPTVRISMDRQKLDKLNLGALLRRLESMGVNHISESEGTTAQAIVNGSVKPFSFWFS from the exons ATGGGTGGCCCTAGAACGTCCATCTTCCTGCGGCAGAAAAAGTTCCAGTTCGTGTTGGTTGCCGCCGTTGTCGTCTTCTTGATAGTGCTGTTTCCCAACCTTTACGATTCGG AAGACTACGAAAAGGAGTATCCCTTGCTGTTGGAAAACGAGCAGCTAGTAATTTGCTACGAAAGCAATGTGGACTCGCGAAAAGCGCTGTACGCTGCCACCACCCTACCCGATGTCACGGACGAACCGAGCACTACGCAACGGAACCATCACCAGCAAGCTCCTCAACAGCAGCTACAGCAGGTCAATGGTACGGAGCCGGTGATATATTTTGTGACGCCGACCTACCCCAGGCGCGAGCAGATCGCGGAAATAATTCGCCTCGGCCAGACGCTGATGCACGTGCCGCGGTTGCACTGGATCGTGGCGGACGACACGAATAGTTGCAGCGAAGTGCTAAACAGTCACATTAGGAAATTCG GCATACCCTACACGCAGCTCGCCAGCCCCATGCCGACGATGTACCGGGGACGGAAGAATGCACCCCGCGGTGTCGCCAATCGCCGGGCGGCCCTAAATTGGATCCGGCAAAATCAGAAGAAAACGGGCGTCCTGTACTTtggcgacgacgacaacaCGTTCGATCTGAAGCTGTTCAGCGAGATTCGGTACACGAAGAAAGTGTCCATGTTTCCGGTCGGTCTGATTGGGGACTACGGTATCAGTTCACCCATCGTGCGAAAC GGTCGCGTGGAGGGTTTCTTCGACTCGTGGCCCGCCAAGCGCAAGTGGCCGGTTGATATGGCCGGTTTCGCGGTCAGTCTCGAGTACCTGGCACTCAGCCCGAACGCAACGATGCCGTTCAAGGCCGGCTACGAGGAGGACGAGTTTCTGAAGAGCATCGGGCTGAAGCTGGAAGACATCGAACCGAAGGCACGGAACTGTACGGAAATACTCGTGTGGCACACGCAGACGAAGAGCAGCAAATCGCCAACCGTACGAATCTCAATGGATAGGCAGAAGCTAGATAAGCTGAATCTTGGCGCACTGCTGCGGCGGTTGGAAAGCATGGGAGTGAATCATATCAGCGAATCGGAAG
- the LOC120900510 gene encoding peroxisomal biogenesis factor 19, whose translation MAESKKPTEDGSRDKELDDLLDSALEDFSKHKADPKKPAKSEGGGASSSGEQTVQHEDPPTEQLWNEEFMDQQAKMFEQHMAALFGGGEKVDSEQIMLGFQRIAEAAGMAVRAEGPAAPDAEPSPANTLDPTISQSISDALKAMSEGRENLQTPFSPEDVANMFGNIDLNASGENNAFLPFMQNMMQSLLSADVLLPSMRDLVGKYPQWLAEHSATLPKEEKERYEKQLALMQEVCTELEKETPDDSAEVKKERFQIVLEKMQSMQDLGQPPADLVGDLGGPGNLNLPTLDPSSFSEQNPCPIS comes from the exons ATGGCCGAATCAAAGAAACCAACCGAGGATGGCTCCCGGGACAAGGAGCTGGACGACCTGCTCGACA GCGCGCTCGAGGATTTCTCCAAACACAAAGCAGACCCCAAAAAGCCGGCCAAGAGCGAGGGCGGTGGTGCTAGCAGCTCGGGCGAACAGACCGTTCAGCACGAAGATCCGCCAACGGAGCAGCTTTGGAATGAAGAGTTTATGGA TCAGCAGGCGAAAATGTTCGAGCAGCACATGGCCGCCCTGTTCGGGGGTGGCGAAAAGGTGGACAGCGAACAGATCATGCTCGGCTTCCAGCGGATCGCCGAGGCGGCCGGTATGGCGGTGCGGGCGGAAGGACCGGCGGCGCCCGATGCGGAACCGTCGCCCGCCAACACGCTCGACCCCACGATCAGCCAAAGCATTAGCGACGCCCTGAAGGCGATGAGCGAGGGGCGGGAAAACCTGCAAACCCCGTTCAGCCCGGAGGACGTGGCCAACATGTTCGGCAACATTGACCTGAACGCGTCGGGCGAAAACAATGCCTTCCTGCCGTTCATGCAGAACATGATGCAGAGCCTGCTGTCGGCCGATGTGCTGCTGCCGAGCATGCGGGACCTCGTCGGCAAGTACCCGCAGTGGCTGGCGGAGCACTCGGCCACCCTGCccaaggaggagaaggagcggTACGAGAAACAGCTGGCGCTGATGCAGGAAGTTTGCACCGAGCTCGAGAAGGAAACGCCCGACGACAGTGCGGAGGTGAAGAAGGAGCGGTTTCAGATCGTGCTGGAGAAGATGCAATCGATGCAGGACCTGGGCCAACCCCCGGCTGACCTGGTCGGTGATCTCGGTGGACCGGGCAATCTCAACCTGCCAACGCTAGATCCGTCGTCGTTTAGTGAGCAAAATCCCTGTCCGATCAGTTAA
- the LOC120901802 gene encoding galactosylgalactosylxylosylprotein 3-beta-glucuronosyltransferase S isoform X1, whose translation MGGPRTSIFLRQKKFQFVLVAAVVVFLIVLFPNLYDSDKKHETEETNVLTRLDLPRRSKKGFPHKEDYEKEYPLLLENEQLVICYESNVDSRKALYAATTLPDVTDEPSTTQRNHHQQAPQQQLQQVNGTEPVIYFVTPTYPRREQIAEIIRLGQTLMHVPRLHWIVADDTNSCSEVLNSHIRKFGIPYTQLASPMPTMYRGRKNAPRGVANRRAALNWIRQNQKKTGVLYFGDDDNTFDLKLFSEIRYTKKVSMFPVGLIGDYGISSPIVRNGRVEGFFDSWPAKRKWPVDMAGFAVSLEYLALSPNATMPFKAGYEEDEFLKSIGLKLEDIEPKARNCTEILVWHTQTKSSKSPTVRISMDRQKLDKLNLGALLRRLESMGVNHISESEGTTAQAIVNGSVKPFSFWFS comes from the exons ATGGGTGGCCCTAGAACGTCCATCTTCCTGCGGCAGAAAAAGTTCCAGTTCGTGTTGGTTGCCGCCGTTGTCGTCTTCTTGATAGTGCTGTTTCCCAACCTTTACGATTCGG ACAAAAAGCACGAAACCGAGGAAACGAATGTCCTTACGCGGTTAGATCTGCCACGGAGGAGCAAAAAAGGGTTTCCACACAAag AAGACTACGAAAAGGAGTATCCCTTGCTGTTGGAAAACGAGCAGCTAGTAATTTGCTACGAAAGCAATGTGGACTCGCGAAAAGCGCTGTACGCTGCCACCACCCTACCCGATGTCACGGACGAACCGAGCACTACGCAACGGAACCATCACCAGCAAGCTCCTCAACAGCAGCTACAGCAGGTCAATGGTACGGAGCCGGTGATATATTTTGTGACGCCGACCTACCCCAGGCGCGAGCAGATCGCGGAAATAATTCGCCTCGGCCAGACGCTGATGCACGTGCCGCGGTTGCACTGGATCGTGGCGGACGACACGAATAGTTGCAGCGAAGTGCTAAACAGTCACATTAGGAAATTCG GCATACCCTACACGCAGCTCGCCAGCCCCATGCCGACGATGTACCGGGGACGGAAGAATGCACCCCGCGGTGTCGCCAATCGCCGGGCGGCCCTAAATTGGATCCGGCAAAATCAGAAGAAAACGGGCGTCCTGTACTTtggcgacgacgacaacaCGTTCGATCTGAAGCTGTTCAGCGAGATTCGGTACACGAAGAAAGTGTCCATGTTTCCGGTCGGTCTGATTGGGGACTACGGTATCAGTTCACCCATCGTGCGAAAC GGTCGCGTGGAGGGTTTCTTCGACTCGTGGCCCGCCAAGCGCAAGTGGCCGGTTGATATGGCCGGTTTCGCGGTCAGTCTCGAGTACCTGGCACTCAGCCCGAACGCAACGATGCCGTTCAAGGCCGGCTACGAGGAGGACGAGTTTCTGAAGAGCATCGGGCTGAAGCTGGAAGACATCGAACCGAAGGCACGGAACTGTACGGAAATACTCGTGTGGCACACGCAGACGAAGAGCAGCAAATCGCCAACCGTACGAATCTCAATGGATAGGCAGAAGCTAGATAAGCTGAATCTTGGCGCACTGCTGCGGCGGTTGGAAAGCATGGGAGTGAATCATATCAGCGAATCGGAAG
- the LOC120901595 gene encoding protein transport protein Sec24D, translated as MNPQLAYGQYPPQSWPQPQQQVAPQAGPPPPGPMPSMNGAQPNQQLANQMQNMSLAGQPPQQQLPQGPPKMGGPPNMNGPGVGAPPAAFPTQQPPMVRPPSTGGPMPGAYPPAPQQQQQQQPGPGMMSNGPSGPPGPGAVRPPMPTAGGYGQTNGHPMAAPPPAGPTGQQFGGPMPPMTAPGGGPPRPGQQFPPQAAAFQQQPPAGFPPGGGAPPQTQGMPYGAPPGGPAPAQPQQQYPGPPMPGQPMQPPQQQPQQPQGYPPQPGQMPPMGGQMPPRGYNQMPPGAGYNQMPPMPGQPPQQLQQPQQQQQMHQQPPYHQGGPGMMGGHYPAPPPVPQQKRLDPESMPNPIQVMAENQENCGGVFCTNQPGQLPPLVTTKFVTQDQGNASPRFVRSTMYNIPQTADMMKQSAVPFSLIISPFARTVEGELPIPIVNFGEMGPIRCIRCKAYICPTMQFLDGGRRFQCQFCKATTDVPQGYFQHLDHTGQRMDKYERPELVLGTYEFMATKEYCRNNTPPKPPAMVFLIDVSYNNVKSGLVQLLCSQMRNIIRQLPVDQDQQRTSMKVGFITYNSSVHFYNLKSSLAQPQMMVVGDLQEMFMPLLDGFLVDAEESATVIDALMEQIPKMFGDTRETETILLPALQAGLEALKASECVGKLYVFHSSLPNAEAPGKLKIRDDRKLLGTDKEKTVLSPQSTVYNMLAQDCVGAGVSVDLFAFNNAYIDLATIGQVARLTGGEVYKYTYFQADIDGARLVNDLMKNISRPIAFDAVMRVRTSTGVRPTDFYGHFFMSNTKDMEIASIDCDKSVSVEIKHDDKLTDELVLIQVALLYTSCSGQRRLRVHNLSLKMCTSLLDLFRCCDLDTTLLYFAKQGLTKLMDNNPKAVKDAIVHRAVQLLACYRKHCASPTSSGQLILPEGMKLLPLYVNCLLKNDAFSGGSDISIDDRSYVIYYVMSMDLPTSVQYFYPRLIPLHDVNVEGDAIPAAIRCTGDKMHEDGAYILENGVHMFLWLGLSLSPEFTQSVFGAQCTQQVDTDRTGLPVFDNPLSKRIRGIVDKIQEQKRRCMRLTLVKQRDKLESVLRHFLVEDRGTTDGSVSYVDFLCHVHKEIRQMLS; from the exons ATGAATCCGCAACTGGCGTACGGGCAGTATCCGCCACAAAGTTGGCcacagccgcagcagcaagtgGCACCACAGGCGGGACCACCTCCGCCAGGTCCGATGCCAAGCATGAACGGAGCACAGCCCAAT CAACAGCTTGCTAATCAGATGCAGAACATGTCTTTGGCGGGTCAGCCACCTCAGCAACAGCTGCCGCAGGGTCCACCAAAAATGGGGGGACCACCGAACATGAATGGCCCGGGTGTGGGTGCGCCACCGGCGGCCTTTCCGACCCAACAGCCTCCTATGGTACGTCCACCGTCGACCGGTGGCCCCATGCCGGGTGCATACCCTCCCGcacctcagcagcagcagcagcagcaaccaggACCGGGTATGATGAGCAATGGACCGTCGGGACCACCCGGGCCCGGTGCTGTCAGACCGCCGATGCCCACGGCCGGTGGGTACGGTCAAACCAATGGCCATCCAATGGCTGCTCCGCCTCCTGCGGGACCGACAGGGCAGCAGTTCGGTGGTCCCATGCCACCTATGACGGCACCCGGCGGCGGTCCACCACGTCCCGGACAACAATTTCCACCACAGGCGGCTGcgttccagcagcagccaccggCTGGCTTTCCTCCCGGTGGTGGTGCACCGCCCCAGACGCAAGGCATGCCGTATGGAGCACCACCTGGAGGCCCTGCGCCTGCTCAGCCACAGCAACAGTATCCCGGACCACCGATGCCCGGGCAACCGATGCagccaccgcagcagcagccgcagcaaccACAGGGATATCCACCACAGCCCGGTCAAATGCCGCCAATGGGCGGCCAAATGCCACCAAGAGGGTATAAT CAAATGCCGCCTGGAGCAGGCTACAACCAAATGCCTCCGATGCCCGGACAACCtccgcagcagctgcagcagccgcagcagcagcagcaaatgcatCAACAACCACCCTACCATCAGGGAGGGCCTGGCATGATGGGCGGTCACTATCCCGCGCCGCCCCCGGTGCCGCAGCAGAAGCGCCTCGATCCGGAAAGCATGCCCAACCCGATCCAGGTGATGGCGGAGAATCAGGAGAACTGTGGCGGTGTGTTCTGCACCAACCAGCCCGGCCAGCTGCCCCCGCTCGTGACGACCAAGTTCGTGACGCAGGACCAGGGCAATGCGAGCCCGCGCTTCGTCCGCTCGACGATGTACAACATTCCGCAGACGGCCGACATGATGAAGCAGAGCGCGGTGCCGTTCTCGCTCATCATTTCGCCGTTCGCGCGCACGGTCGAGGGCGAGCTGCCGATACCGATCGTGAACTTTGGCGAGATGGGCCCGATCCGGTGCATCCGCTGCAAGGCGTACATCTGCCCGACGATGCAGTTCCTCGACGGGGGCCGCCGGTTCCAGTGCCAGTTCTGCAAGGCGACGACGGACGTGCCGCAGGGCTACTTCCAGCATCTGGACCACACCGGCCAGCGGATGGACAAGTACGAGCGGCCGGAGCTGGTGCTCGGCACGTACGAGTTTATGGCGACGAAGGAGTACTGCCGCAACAACACGCCGCCGAAGCCGCCCGCGATGGTGTTCCTCATCGACGTGTCGTACAACAACGTCAAGTCGGGGCTGGTGCAGCTGCTGTGCTCGCAGATGAGGAACATCATCCGCCAGCTGCCGGTCGACCAGGACCAGCAGCGCACGTCGATGAAGGTGGGCTTCATCACGTACAACAGCTCGGTCCACTTCTACAACCTGAAGAGCTCGCTGGCCCAGCCgcagatgatggtggtgggcgATCTGCAGGAGATGTTTATGCCCCTGCTCGATGGGTTCCTGGTCGATGCGGAAGAGTCGGCCACCGTGATCGATGCGCTGATGGAGCAGATTCCGAAGATGTTTGGCGATACGCGCGAGACGGAAACGATTCTGCTGCCGGCGCTGCAGGCGGGACTGGAAGCGCTGAAGGCTTCGGAGTGCGTGGGCAAGCTGTACGTGTTCCACTCGTCGCTGCCGAATGCGGAGGCGCCGGGCAAGTTGAAGATACGCGACGACCGGAAGCTGCTCGGCACGGACAAGGAGAAGACGGTGCTGTCGCCGCAGTCGACCGTTTACAACATGCTGGCGCAGGACTGTGTCGGGGCGGGCGTTTCGGTCGATCTGTTCGCGTTCAACAATGCGTACATCGATCTGGCCACGATCGGGCAGGTCGCACGCTTGACCGGTGGCGAGGTGTACAAGTACACTTACTTCCAG GCGGATATTGATGGTGCCCGGTTGGTGAAcgatttgatgaaaaacatTTCCCGCCCGATCGCGTTCGATGCGGTGATGCGCGTCCGTACGTCAACCGGCGTGCGTCCAACCGACTTTTACGGCCACTTCTTCATGTCGAACACGAAAGATATGGAAATTGCCAGCATTG ATTGCGACAAGTCCGTCTCGGTGGAAATTAAGCACGACGACAAGCTGACGGACGAGCTGGTGCTGATACAGGTGGCACTGCTGTACACGTCCTGCTCCGGCCAGCGGCGGCTGCGCGTCCACAACCTCAGCCTGAAGATGTGCACCTCGCTGCTGGATCTGTTCCGCTGCTGCGACCTGGACACGACGCTGCTCTACTTCGCCAAGCAGGGCCTGACCAAGCTGATGGACAACAACCCGAAGGCGGTGAAGGACGCGATCGTGCACCGGGCCGTGCAGCTGTTGGCCTGCTACCGGAAGCACTGTGCCTCGCCGACCTCGTCCGGGCAGCTGATCCTGCCCGAGGGCATGAAGCTGCTCCCGCTGTACGTGAACTGCCTGCTAAAGAACGATGCATTCTCCGGCGGGTCGGACATCTCGATCGACGACCGTTCGTACGTGATCTACTACGTGATGAGCATGGATTTGCCCACCTCGGTGCAGTACTTCTATCCGCGCCTGATCCCGCTGCACGACGTCAACGTCGAGGGTGACGCTATCCCGGCGGCCATCCGCTGCACGGGCGACAAGATGCACGAGGACGGTGCCTATATTTTGG AAAACGGTGTTCACATGTTTTTGTGGCTGGGATTGTCACTGTCGCCCGAGTTCACGCAGTCGGTATTCGGGGCCCAGTGCACCCAGCAGGTCGATACCGATCGTACGGGTTTGCCAGTATTTGATAATCCTCTGTCGAAGCGCATTCGCGGCATCGTCGACAAAATACAGGAGCAGAAGCGTCGCTGCATGCGG CTAACGCTCGTGAAGCAACGCGAC
- the LOC120901802 gene encoding galactosylgalactosylxylosylprotein 3-beta-glucuronosyltransferase S isoform X2, which produces MGGPRTSIFLRQKKFQFVLVAAVVVFLIVLFPNLYDSDKKHETEETNVLTRLDLPRRSKKGFPHKDYEKEYPLLLENEQLVICYESNVDSRKALYAATTLPDVTDEPSTTQRNHHQQAPQQQLQQVNGTEPVIYFVTPTYPRREQIAEIIRLGQTLMHVPRLHWIVADDTNSCSEVLNSHIRKFGIPYTQLASPMPTMYRGRKNAPRGVANRRAALNWIRQNQKKTGVLYFGDDDNTFDLKLFSEIRYTKKVSMFPVGLIGDYGISSPIVRNGRVEGFFDSWPAKRKWPVDMAGFAVSLEYLALSPNATMPFKAGYEEDEFLKSIGLKLEDIEPKARNCTEILVWHTQTKSSKSPTVRISMDRQKLDKLNLGALLRRLESMGVNHISESEGTTAQAIVNGSVKPFSFWFS; this is translated from the exons ATGGGTGGCCCTAGAACGTCCATCTTCCTGCGGCAGAAAAAGTTCCAGTTCGTGTTGGTTGCCGCCGTTGTCGTCTTCTTGATAGTGCTGTTTCCCAACCTTTACGATTCGG ACAAAAAGCACGAAACCGAGGAAACGAATGTCCTTACGCGGTTAGATCTGCCACGGAGGAGCAAAAAAGGGTTTCCACACAAag ACTACGAAAAGGAGTATCCCTTGCTGTTGGAAAACGAGCAGCTAGTAATTTGCTACGAAAGCAATGTGGACTCGCGAAAAGCGCTGTACGCTGCCACCACCCTACCCGATGTCACGGACGAACCGAGCACTACGCAACGGAACCATCACCAGCAAGCTCCTCAACAGCAGCTACAGCAGGTCAATGGTACGGAGCCGGTGATATATTTTGTGACGCCGACCTACCCCAGGCGCGAGCAGATCGCGGAAATAATTCGCCTCGGCCAGACGCTGATGCACGTGCCGCGGTTGCACTGGATCGTGGCGGACGACACGAATAGTTGCAGCGAAGTGCTAAACAGTCACATTAGGAAATTCG GCATACCCTACACGCAGCTCGCCAGCCCCATGCCGACGATGTACCGGGGACGGAAGAATGCACCCCGCGGTGTCGCCAATCGCCGGGCGGCCCTAAATTGGATCCGGCAAAATCAGAAGAAAACGGGCGTCCTGTACTTtggcgacgacgacaacaCGTTCGATCTGAAGCTGTTCAGCGAGATTCGGTACACGAAGAAAGTGTCCATGTTTCCGGTCGGTCTGATTGGGGACTACGGTATCAGTTCACCCATCGTGCGAAAC GGTCGCGTGGAGGGTTTCTTCGACTCGTGGCCCGCCAAGCGCAAGTGGCCGGTTGATATGGCCGGTTTCGCGGTCAGTCTCGAGTACCTGGCACTCAGCCCGAACGCAACGATGCCGTTCAAGGCCGGCTACGAGGAGGACGAGTTTCTGAAGAGCATCGGGCTGAAGCTGGAAGACATCGAACCGAAGGCACGGAACTGTACGGAAATACTCGTGTGGCACACGCAGACGAAGAGCAGCAAATCGCCAACCGTACGAATCTCAATGGATAGGCAGAAGCTAGATAAGCTGAATCTTGGCGCACTGCTGCGGCGGTTGGAAAGCATGGGAGTGAATCATATCAGCGAATCGGAAG